Below is a window of Allomuricauda ruestringensis DSM 13258 DNA.
CCCGGAACTGTTAAACCAGGAACGGTCAATACCGATTTGGTTTCCAATCTCGACTTTGCTGAAACCTTTCTTGACATCGCACAAACCGAAATTCCGGAAGATATGCAAGGAAAAAGTATCCTTCCTGTGTTAGAAGGAAATACACCTTCCGATTGGCGAAATGCACATTATTACCATTATTACGAGCACCCTTCGGAACATGATGTGAGACGTCATTATGGAATTACTACCGATAGGTATAAATTGATTCACTTCTATTACGATATGGATGTGTGGGAATTATATGACTTACAGAAGGATCCCAGTGAACTGAACAACATTTACGGAGATTCCGAATATACAGAAGTTCAGGACAAACTACATAAACAACTGGAGGAGCTAAGGGTAAAATATGAGGACAATGATTCCTTGAACCAACAATTTATAGAGGAATACAATGAAAAAGTGAAAAAAAATCCTTTAATCGAGTATTGGAAGCTTTCTCCGGAAGAGATGAAGAAACTGTATCAGGAATATTTAAAAAACAGGGAGTAAAGCTTAAACATCTCACGAACCATCGCAAAATACTTCGGATAAAAACATTCAAAAACCGAAAACAAAATGACACCTCAGCGTACCTTTTCTTTTTACTTTATATTATTTACCCTGTTTACAAGCTGTAAATCCAAACCGGACCAATCAAAAGAAAGCGTTGGCACTTCCAAAACAATAGAGCATGTAAAGCCAAGCAAAGCTCCCAGTGAAGCTCCCAAAGGTATGGTATGGATACCCGGCGGGGAATTTAACCAAGGGGCCGTACCCAACGATAACATGGCCATGTCCCACGAAAAACCTGCGCACAAAGTATATGTTGATGGCTTTTTTATGGACATCCATGAGGTAACCAATGCCCAGTTTGCCAAATTTATTGAGGAAACCGGCTATGTTACCATGGCCGAACGTGAGATAGATTGGGAAGAAATGAAAAAGCAGTTGCCCGAAGGCACCCAAAAACCCCATGATTCCATTCTACAGCCTGGTTCTTTGGTGTTTAAAAAGACAAAATCCAGTGTTCCCAATCTGTATGATTACTCCCAATGGTGGGAATGGAAGATCGGTGCCAGTTGGAAGCATCCCAATGGTCCCGACAGCAATATTGACGGCAAAGAAGACCATCCTGTGGTTCACATAGCCTTCGAGGATGCACAGGCCTATTGTAAATGGGCAGGACGAAGATTGCCCACGGAAGCTGAATGGGAGTTTGCGGCCCGTGCCCAAAAAACGGACAGCAAGTTTTTTTGGGGCGACGACATCGACCAGCTCAGTTCTCATGCCAATTCTTGGGAAGGCGAATTTCCCGTGAAAAATACGATGCAAGACGGTTTTGAACGCAGAGCTCCGATCATGAGCTACCCAAAAAACGATTTTGGTCTTTATGATATGGCCGGCAACGTTTGGGAATGGACCAGCGATTGGTACAACACAAATTACTATCAAAAGCTGGCTTCGAACGGGGAGGTCGCACAAAACCCAAAAGGGGCTGCAAGTGCGTTCAATTCTAATAATCCTTATGCCAAGGAACGCGTGATCAAAGGGGGATCGTTCCTCTGTAGTGCTTCTTACTGTGCAAGCTATAGAATTTCGGCACGCATGGCCACTAGTCCGGATTCGGGTATGGAGCATTTGGGCTTTAGGACCGTTCACTCAGCAAATATGCCATAATTTTAGTGACGTATGAGTACAGCAATTAAAGTGAACAACAAGATTTCCCTTGCACTGGATATAAAAATCGAACTTTTTGATGTGAACAAACGCTATACCAGACCACACCGGCACAATAAGTATCTGGAACTGGTTTATTTCAGCAAGGGATCAGGTTTTCACTATATGGATCAAGATTCGTATGAAATCAAACCTCCTATTGCTTTTATCATCAAAAAAGATGAAGTGCACCATTGGCAGATTGACACCGTACCCGAAGGGTATGTCATTATAATTAAAGATGGTTTTTTGGACAAAACATTGGACAAACACATCAATGATCAATTTAGACAACTTGAAAATCACCGAGCATTTGAAGTGCCCATTGATGCATCGCTCAACTCCCTCTTTCAATTGGCTTCCGAACTGGTGAAAAATCAAGCAAAAAGTTCCCAAATTACGGTAGAAGGAATTCTTAAGGCCCTGCTGTCCAAAATATTGCACTACGCACCCAACAAATCCCATTCGGAACAGAATTTGGCATTTCATTTTAAACAGCTACTTCAAGAAAGCCCAAAAAATGATGTCTCACATTACGCTGATTTATTGCATACCAGCTCCCAGAACCTAAACACCCATTGTAAAAAAGAGTTCGGCAAGACGGCTTCACAGGTAATTGCACAACATATTGTACAAGAAGCAAAACGCCAACTTACCTATACCAACCTTTCGATAAGCGAGATAGCTTATGCCACAAATTTTAAGGACAGCTCCCATTTTATAAAATATTTTAAGCGGTTTGAAGGAGTGACCCCGCTACAGTTCAAGAAAAGCAAGGTTTTATAGATACCATTCTTTTTTCAAAAGGACTATAATCATGCTATTGCGGTATTTAATTTTGAGGCAATTCAAAATATCAGCCGTATACCATGTTGTACAGATTCCCCCTCTGCTTTCTTTTGCTCTTGCTCGCAACCGTTACATCCGCCCAGATTACTGGTAAAATTGTCGATGCAACGGGACAAGCCCCCTTGGAATATGCCACTGCGGCCCTATATGACCAATCATCGGAACAGCTGATTACAGGAGTCATCACGGATTTAGATGGAAATTTTAACATGGAGGGAGTAAAAAAAGGCACCTATTATCTTGAGGCTTCCTTTATGGGATATCGCACAAGAGTGGTCAAGGATATTGAAATCCCTAATAGAAACGCTAAAATACGGCTTAGAACCATAGCATTGTCCATGGGCGAAAATCAACTGGATGAAGTTGTTGTTGAGGGAGAACGGGCGGCTATTATCAACAAAATTGACCGGCAGGTTTTCGATGCCACCAATTTTCAGAACAGTCAAGGGGGAAGTGCTACGGATGTGATACGGAACATTCCTTCGGTTACGGTAAACGGTTTGGGTGAGATCAATGTGCGGGGCAGTAGTGGCTTTGTGGTCTTGCTCAATGGCAAACCCGTGCAAGGAGGGGCTTCGACCTTATTGAACCAACTACCTGCCAACTCCATTGACCAAGTTGAAGTGATTACGGCTCCTTCGGCCAAATATGATCCTGAAGGAAAAGCTGGAATTCTCAACATAATCACTAAAAAAGGAGCTATTGACGGAGCATTTGCCCAAATCAATGTAAAGGGAGGATTACCATCCATAGAAAAATATGACAACGCAGAGGCCCATCAACGTTATGGTGTTGATGCTACCTATAACATGGTCAAGGGCGATTGGAACATTTCCCTTGGGGCCAACTACCAGAGAAATGATCTTGGGGGACGACGCGAAGGGGATGTCTTTACCATTAATAATGATACGTTGACCCAGTTTCCATCCGATGGAGAACGAAGTTTTGACGAGGTTAACTATAGCGGAAGGTTTTCGGTGGACTACACCCCGGACAGTACCAATACATATTCCCTCGGTTTTTATGCAGGCAAACGCAGCAAGGACAGGACTGCGGATATCCTTTATTATGACAACCATGCCATAACACCGGTAATGGGCGGGAATCGCGTGTATACCATGCAGTACTTTAACGAGAACTTAAGGATCAGAAAAGGGGACTTTGTTTTGGGAAGCCTGGATTATGCCCACACCTTTAACAATACTTCCAAACTTTCCACTTCATTCCTATATGAATATACATTGTTGGGAGGGCCGACCACCAACCGCAATCTTGGGTACCCGGACACAAACACGGTCCTGCAGGACGAATACAACACCAACGACAACCCTTTGCACGGAATTCGTTTTCAGCTAGATTATATGTGGAATCCATTTTCCTTTGGGCAACTGGAAACAGGCTACCAGTACCGATTATTGGATCATACGGGCGATTTTGTTTATGAAAGAAGAAACAATGAAACTGGACAATTTGAACTGGTACCAGAATTTTCGAGCGAGGTGGACCTCAAAAGAAAATTACATTCCGGTTATGCCCAATTGAGCGGTAAAAAAGAATCATGGGAATATTCCGCAGGAACAAGGGTCGAAGCCATGAATCGGGAATTTGACCTTAGGGACAAGACCAATACCATAGACACCACCTATGTGTACGATTACGTAAAACTGTTCCCATCTGCCTCGGCGCAATACACCTTTAAGAACAATACTAAAGTAAAAGCGGCCTATAGCAAAAGAGTGGAACGCACCACCACCTTTAAAATGAACCCGTTTCCTGAACGGGAACATTCCGAGACCTTGGAACAGGGAGACCCTACATTAAAGCCAGAATTTATTGATTTGTTCGAGTTGGGGGTGACCAAAAACTTCAAAGGGGGAAACTCGGTTTATGCCACGGCCTACTTTCAGGATGTCAAGAACCTCGTCAATCGGGTCAATACGGTTTATAACGACACCATCTTGAACCGTATTTACACCAATGTGGGTAAGGCCCGCTCCTTAGGCTTGGAAATCGGAGCTCAAATCAAACCAACCAAAAACTGGTCCAACTTTATCGGGGGCAATCTCTATACCTACAAAATAGATGGCTCTTTTGATGGAAGACCTGTGGATTCGGAAACCTTTGTATATTCCATTAACGCCAACAGCACCGTTGACTTTTCCGAAACAGCATCACTCCAGTTTACATTCAACTATATTTCGGATAGAAACACGGCCCAGGGAGAAGATTCGCGTTTCTACTCCCCTAATCTCACTTTTAGAAAAACCTTTTTTAACAATCGTCTTAGCGCAACATTGCAATGGCAGAATATAGACCTTGGGCTACTGGATACAAACGAGCAAAGAATCACCACTTTTAGGGAAGGTGAGTTTTATACGACCACAAATTATGTCTACGAAGTGGATATGATCATCCTCAACCTCTCCTACACCTTCAATAACAGAAAGAACAAATCAAGGTTCATTGACAGTGAATTTGGAAAAAATGAATTTTAATTGATTATTGAAACCATAAATCATTTAGAAAACACCAAATACATAGGGACAATTCTTCATTTTCGGGTATTCTGCAGCTCCTCAACCTTTATCAATGCCCACCAAAATCAGGTAGTACCAGCAAAGGTATTTCGGTCCTCCCTCCCACTTTTTTCACCACAGGTTCCCGGGTGAGGCTTTCAAAAAAACCATGGGAATGCTTGGTCAGTACGACCAAGTCCACTTTCAATCCTTCGGTAAATTTCAAAATGGCATCCGTCACATTGGACGACATGGGAACTTCATGGAACACCATCTGGAAACCCTTGAAACGCTCCATCAACATCTTTTTGTTGGTTTCTTGCTGTTCCGATAATATAAACTCCTGGGCCACGTGCAAAATATGTACTTCAGGTTTCCATATTTCCATCAAATCCTGTATGGCAAACAACATTTTTTTGGGTTCATAGTGGGCGAATTCCGTAGGAAAGGCCATGGATTTGAGCCTTTGGAAATTAAAAGAACCTGGGACCAACAGCGTTGCGCAATTATCGATTCCCCGAATAACCTTCAGGGCATTGCTGCCAAAAAACAGCTTCTTGGATCCCGTGGCCCCATGGGTCCCCATAACAATGTTGTCAATGTCAAGTTTGGGGATCAGTTCTTGGATGTTTTCCACCAACCCACCGGTAAAGGACAAGGTCTCAAAAATGTGTTTTTTGTTCTTGTGATGTTTCAGCAAATACTCCTTGATTTTATGGAGCTCCCCCTCCGATTCGGCAGCCAATGAAGCATATACGTTCCCTGCTCTGGAAGTGCTCTTAAATCCCAACACATTCTGCTGTTTTGGTTCAAAGGTGTGCAATAGGTAAAATCTGCATTCCAAAGGTGCATACAGTTTGGTGGCCGTAAAAATGGCATTCCAGGCGTTTTTGGAAAAATCGGTGGGCAAAAGGATGTTCTTCATTGCGCTTTACTTTGAAATTTCGGATGTATCGGGAAGCACCAAAAATGGTATTTGGGAATGGTACCCCACAACATCCACATTCTGTTTCATGACAAGTCGTTCCAAAAAAGAGTGTTTCCTGTTCATCATGGCCACCAGACCAATGTGATGTTTTTCGATATAATCATGCACAATATTGGGCATATACTCATCAGTGTTGTCCATAAAATTGACGTTTGGGATCGTTTTCAGTATTTTTTGGAGGTGCTGCTTGTTTTGTGTTTGTGCCTTGGTAAGGCCATGTCCTTCCAGAGCGTGCAGCACATGTAGGTCCATCCCAAACCTTTTGACCAGGTCCAAGAGGGGGGCCAGTTCACTGGACTTATATTTTGACCAGTAATCCGTGGGCAACAACACTTTTTTGATGTCCCTGAAGCCGTAGCCACTGGGAACGGCCAAAACGGGCACTGGTGATTTTTTGATGACGTGAACGGTGTTGGAGCCCAGAAAAAACTCCTTGGCACCGGTCGCCCCTTGGGTCCCCATAACCACCAAATCAATATCTCTATCTTGGCACACTTCGTTGACCTCATCGGGCAGTGTGTTGAAAGCTGACAGGATTTCCAAGGTATGCCTTGGATTGTAGTGGTCGTTTTTGATACGTTCCGATGTACTTTCCAATCCATTCAGGGAAATGTCCACCCCAATATCCGGAATGGCACTGGCCATAGGGCCTCCGAGCATATAATCTAGTCTGTAAAAAGCCGGTGTGTAGGCGTTCAAAAGGTAGAAAGTGCATTTCTCCTCCTTAAAAAGTTCCAAAGCGTAAAGGATTGCGTTCCATGCATTCTTGGAAAAATCGGTGGGCAGCAGTATTTTTTTCATAATCTCTTATTTTAAAGGGATTGGATGCTTCCTTTGCAAACACTTTTGTGCGCTACTTTGAATGATTCAATATTAGGACATGATGGGCTCTTTTGCCATGATCTGAATCATATAGGCATCTCAGATAACACGGGTATAGTACCGTTACTGATCTTGCTCATGTCCCAGATCGGTATTTTATTGGTAATTTGAACAATATCCCATGCCGATTACAATGAAACACTTTTTGCTGTCCACCATCTTCTTTTCCTTCCTATTTGCGTGCTCAGGTCCAGTTGAAAAAATATATCCAGATAAATTGCCGATGACCGAATCGGTATATGCTTCTGCCACCGTGCAGCCCGATAGCATGTATCAGGTCCACTCCGTGGCCATGGGCATTCTGGACAAGATCTGGGTAGAAGAAGGCGATAAAGTGGCCAAAGGAGACCACATTCTACAAATCACCAACACCTCCCCTGAACTGAACAAGGAAAATGCCAGATTGTCCTTAGAACTGGCCCGAAAAAATTACAGTAGCACTTCCGCGGTGCTAAGCAGTATAGAGGATGAAATCCAAGCGGCAAAACTCCAGCTCAAAAACGATTCCATCAACTATAACCGTCAAAAAAAGCTCTGGGACCAAAACATTGGCTCCAAAGTGGAGTTTGACAACAAAAAACTGGCCTATAACCTTTCCCAAAATCATCTGGAACTCCTAAAAAAGAAATTTAATCAGGCTAAAAACGAACTGGAAACCCAACTTAGGCAAGCAGAGAACAATTATAAAACCTCGCTCACGACCACCAACGATTTTACCATTACGAGCAAAATAAACGGAACGGTGTATGCGCTTTATAAAAATCCCGGGGAAATTGTGAATACTGTGGAACCCGTGGCTACCGTGGGCAAAAGCGATATGTTTGTTGTGGAGTTATTGGTGGACGAGGTGGATATCGTGAAACTCCATATCGGGCAAAAGGTATTCATCACGCTCGATTCTTATGGCGAAACCGTTTTTGAAGGAACCTTGGATAAAATCTTTCCCAGAAAAGATGAACGTTCACAAACTTTCAAGGTAGAAGCATTGTTCAATGACCCGCCAGAGACCTTATATCCAGGCCTTTCTGGAGAAGGGAATATTGTCATCGCAGAAAAGAAAGAAGCCCTTGTCATTCCAAAAGCATATCTGATCAATGGGTCCAAAGTGCTTACGGATGAGGGCGAAACATCTGTGACCATTGGCCTTGAAAACATGGTCATGGTGGAGATTTTGGATGGGATCAACGAAAACACGGCCATATACAAACCTGAACCATGATCAATTGGAACGTGATATTGGGCATTGCCAAAACGCATCTTCTCACCAAGATGAAATCTACCGTGACAGCCACGCTGGGGGTCACTTTTGGAATCGGTTCCTACATCACCTTAGTGAGTTTCATGACAGGACTGAACACTATGCTGGATGATCTGGTGCTGAACCAAACTCCCCACATCCACATCTATAATGAGATTCGTCCCTCCCCTGAACAACCCATTGCCCTTTATGACGATTTCAAGAACGCATTCAACGTGGTGCACTCCATAAAACCCAAATTGAGCCAGAAAAAAATCCACAATGCGCTACCCATTCTCAATTATCTGAAAAAACAGCCAAACGTGTATGGGGCCACACCACAGTTAAGGGCACAGATTTTTTATTTATCCGGTTCCATGGAACTGGGAGGCAATCTTATCGGGGTAGATATCATGGAAGAAGTCCGATTGTCCAACCTACGGGACAATATTGTGGAAGGCTCCCCCGAAGCCTTAAAAAATAATGAGAATGGTATTTTATTGGGGGCAGGGCTCGCTGAAAAAATGTCTTTGTCGCTTGGCGACAGGGTACAGATAAGTACGGTGTCCGGAAATATCTTCCCCTTGAAGATAGTGGGCATTTACCAAAGTGGCATTGCAGAAGTGGACAATGTCCAAAGCTTTACCAATCTGAAGACCGTACAGCGGATTTTGGGGGAAGCAGAAAATTATGTCACGGATATCAACATTAAATTGTTGGACATTACAGAGGCCCAATCCATGGCAGAACGCTTGGAAAAACAGTTCAATGTCAAGGCCATGGGAATCAACGAGGCCAACGCACAGTTTGAAACGGGCTCGAACATCAGGAACCTAATCACCTATGCGGTTTCCATCACCTTGCTTATTGTGGCCGGATTTGGCATTTACAACATCTTGAACATGCTCATTTATGAAAAAATGAAAGACATAGCCATACTCAAGGCGACCGGATTTTCGGGAACGGACGTGCAACTTATCTTTATGGGACAGGCCATGATCATTGGTATTGCAGGTGGCGTTTTGGGACTGTTGATCGGGTTAGTGCTCTCAAAGATCATTGACCAGACCCCTTTTGAAACAGAGGCCCTGCCTACCATCACCACCTATCCTGTAAATTACGACCCGACCTATTATATCATTGGGATTACTTTTGCCCTTTTGTCAACCTTTGTGGCGGGCTATTTGCCCTCGAACAGGGCCAAAAATATCGATCCCGTAAAAATTATCAGAGGAACCTGATCCTGCGTTTATGGAATTTGTAATGGAAACCAAGAATATCAACAAATACTTTCACAAGCCGAAGGAATTCCACGTGCTCAAAAACATATCCTTTGGGGTAAAGAAGGGTGAATTTACCTCTATCATGGGAAAATCAGGATCTGGAAAATCCACCTTGCTGTACATTCTTTCCACCATGGACACGGACTATACGGGGCAGTTGTACCTCAACAATGACCTGGTA
It encodes the following:
- a CDS encoding efflux RND transporter periplasmic adaptor subunit: MTESVYASATVQPDSMYQVHSVAMGILDKIWVEEGDKVAKGDHILQITNTSPELNKENARLSLELARKNYSSTSAVLSSIEDEIQAAKLQLKNDSINYNRQKKLWDQNIGSKVEFDNKKLAYNLSQNHLELLKKKFNQAKNELETQLRQAENNYKTSLTTTNDFTITSKINGTVYALYKNPGEIVNTVEPVATVGKSDMFVVELLVDEVDIVKLHIGQKVFITLDSYGETVFEGTLDKIFPRKDERSQTFKVEALFNDPPETLYPGLSGEGNIVIAEKKEALVIPKAYLINGSKVLTDEGETSVTIGLENMVMVEILDGINENTAIYKPEP
- a CDS encoding universal stress protein; translation: MKNILLPTDFSKNAWNAIFTATKLYAPLECRFYLLHTFEPKQQNVLGFKSTSRAGNVYASLAAESEGELHKIKEYLLKHHKNKKHIFETLSFTGGLVENIQELIPKLDIDNIVMGTHGATGSKKLFFGSNALKVIRGIDNCATLLVPGSFNFQRLKSMAFPTEFAHYEPKKMLFAIQDLMEIWKPEVHILHVAQEFILSEQQETNKKMLMERFKGFQMVFHEVPMSSNVTDAILKFTEGLKVDLVVLTKHSHGFFESLTREPVVKKVGGRTEIPLLVLPDFGGH
- a CDS encoding formylglycine-generating enzyme family protein, coding for MTPQRTFSFYFILFTLFTSCKSKPDQSKESVGTSKTIEHVKPSKAPSEAPKGMVWIPGGEFNQGAVPNDNMAMSHEKPAHKVYVDGFFMDIHEVTNAQFAKFIEETGYVTMAEREIDWEEMKKQLPEGTQKPHDSILQPGSLVFKKTKSSVPNLYDYSQWWEWKIGASWKHPNGPDSNIDGKEDHPVVHIAFEDAQAYCKWAGRRLPTEAEWEFAARAQKTDSKFFWGDDIDQLSSHANSWEGEFPVKNTMQDGFERRAPIMSYPKNDFGLYDMAGNVWEWTSDWYNTNYYQKLASNGEVAQNPKGAASAFNSNNPYAKERVIKGGSFLCSASYCASYRISARMATSPDSGMEHLGFRTVHSANMP
- a CDS encoding ABC transporter permease; translated protein: MINWNVILGIAKTHLLTKMKSTVTATLGVTFGIGSYITLVSFMTGLNTMLDDLVLNQTPHIHIYNEIRPSPEQPIALYDDFKNAFNVVHSIKPKLSQKKIHNALPILNYLKKQPNVYGATPQLRAQIFYLSGSMELGGNLIGVDIMEEVRLSNLRDNIVEGSPEALKNNENGILLGAGLAEKMSLSLGDRVQISTVSGNIFPLKIVGIYQSGIAEVDNVQSFTNLKTVQRILGEAENYVTDINIKLLDITEAQSMAERLEKQFNVKAMGINEANAQFETGSNIRNLITYAVSITLLIVAGFGIYNILNMLIYEKMKDIAILKATGFSGTDVQLIFMGQAMIIGIAGGVLGLLIGLVLSKIIDQTPFETEALPTITTYPVNYDPTYYIIGITFALLSTFVAGYLPSNRAKNIDPVKIIRGT
- a CDS encoding universal stress protein, producing the protein MKKILLPTDFSKNAWNAILYALELFKEEKCTFYLLNAYTPAFYRLDYMLGGPMASAIPDIGVDISLNGLESTSERIKNDHYNPRHTLEILSAFNTLPDEVNEVCQDRDIDLVVMGTQGATGAKEFFLGSNTVHVIKKSPVPVLAVPSGYGFRDIKKVLLPTDYWSKYKSSELAPLLDLVKRFGMDLHVLHALEGHGLTKAQTQNKQHLQKILKTIPNVNFMDNTDEYMPNIVHDYIEKHHIGLVAMMNRKHSFLERLVMKQNVDVVGYHSQIPFLVLPDTSEISK
- a CDS encoding helix-turn-helix domain-containing protein, with amino-acid sequence MSTAIKVNNKISLALDIKIELFDVNKRYTRPHRHNKYLELVYFSKGSGFHYMDQDSYEIKPPIAFIIKKDEVHHWQIDTVPEGYVIIIKDGFLDKTLDKHINDQFRQLENHRAFEVPIDASLNSLFQLASELVKNQAKSSQITVEGILKALLSKILHYAPNKSHSEQNLAFHFKQLLQESPKNDVSHYADLLHTSSQNLNTHCKKEFGKTASQVIAQHIVQEAKRQLTYTNLSISEIAYATNFKDSSHFIKYFKRFEGVTPLQFKKSKVL
- a CDS encoding TonB-dependent receptor domain-containing protein, which encodes MLYRFPLCFLLLLLATVTSAQITGKIVDATGQAPLEYATAALYDQSSEQLITGVITDLDGNFNMEGVKKGTYYLEASFMGYRTRVVKDIEIPNRNAKIRLRTIALSMGENQLDEVVVEGERAAIINKIDRQVFDATNFQNSQGGSATDVIRNIPSVTVNGLGEINVRGSSGFVVLLNGKPVQGGASTLLNQLPANSIDQVEVITAPSAKYDPEGKAGILNIITKKGAIDGAFAQINVKGGLPSIEKYDNAEAHQRYGVDATYNMVKGDWNISLGANYQRNDLGGRREGDVFTINNDTLTQFPSDGERSFDEVNYSGRFSVDYTPDSTNTYSLGFYAGKRSKDRTADILYYDNHAITPVMGGNRVYTMQYFNENLRIRKGDFVLGSLDYAHTFNNTSKLSTSFLYEYTLLGGPTTNRNLGYPDTNTVLQDEYNTNDNPLHGIRFQLDYMWNPFSFGQLETGYQYRLLDHTGDFVYERRNNETGQFELVPEFSSEVDLKRKLHSGYAQLSGKKESWEYSAGTRVEAMNREFDLRDKTNTIDTTYVYDYVKLFPSASAQYTFKNNTKVKAAYSKRVERTTTFKMNPFPEREHSETLEQGDPTLKPEFIDLFELGVTKNFKGGNSVYATAYFQDVKNLVNRVNTVYNDTILNRIYTNVGKARSLGLEIGAQIKPTKNWSNFIGGNLYTYKIDGSFDGRPVDSETFVYSINANSTVDFSETASLQFTFNYISDRNTAQGEDSRFYSPNLTFRKTFFNNRLSATLQWQNIDLGLLDTNEQRITTFREGEFYTTTNYVYEVDMIILNLSYTFNNRKNKSRFIDSEFGKNEF